A window of Juglans regia cultivar Chandler chromosome 7, Walnut 2.0, whole genome shotgun sequence contains these coding sequences:
- the LOC118348940 gene encoding uncharacterized protein LOC118348940 has product MFMLHAALLWTINDFPAYGNLSGWSTKGKLACPSCNASTDSNWLKYGRKQCYMGHRRLLPAGHVWRTRKGLFNGKEDHRMPPNWVDGHGLLTQLQMLGDVQFEKSCRKRKRTAEQLNWTKKSIFFKLPYWSMLRLRHNLDVMHIENNISDSILGTLMDMPGKKKDNINSRRDMENLGFRKELHLKSEGGRVTMPRALYTLHGDERHKLCEWLAGVKFPDGFASNVTHCVSVRDCKITGLKSHDHHVFLQRLLPIAGGGFLRSDIALALTELSSFFKELCARTLDVNRLSQLQLDIVTILCKLEMIFPPFFDIMVHLAVHLPGEAILGDVETKFNRADRNIDGGEDGTIDGFKVFNQRLRPLGIARNVQLQDKLRTSAIWYVLNNCIEIGPYLEEHYDKCRESNPNSVDRTHQNEFPSWFKQRVQDQRTGNPPRVSADLYALACGPDPWVASYAACIINGKRFHTKQLELRRRSQNSGVLVTGDEDTNNVDFYGVLNDVVELHYMGGRRVYLFSCDWFDVGDKKRGVRVDDHITSVNMDRTWYKNEPFVLACQASQLSTPLSRTDIEPIHIDARGHMAVGGECINSTDFIDDGMVPSCSGDGYGDWEYSDEDDLSTDEESESE; this is encoded by the exons ATGTTCATGTTGCATGCTGCATTATTGTGGACAATTAATGACTTCCCTGCTTATGGAAATCTTTCTGGGTGGTCAACAAAAGGGAAATTGGCATGTCCTTCTTGCAATGCAAGCACAGATTCTAATTGGTTGAAGTATGGCAGAAAACAGTGTTATATGGGACATCGACGTCTATTACCTGCAGGTCACGTGTGGCGGACAAGAAAAGGGTTGTTCAACGGTAaagaagatcatcgcatgccaccaaATTGGGTTGACGGACATGGTCTCTTAACTCAACTACAAATGCTTGGAGATGTCCAATTTGAAAAATCTTGTAGGAAGAGAAAACGCACTGCAGAACAGTTGAACTGGACAAAGAAAAGCATATTCTTCAAACTACCTTATTGGTCAATGTTGCGGCTTCGacataatctagatgttatgcatattgagaataACATTTCCGATAGCATATTGGGCACTTTAATGGACATGCCTggcaaaaaaaaagataatataaacTCTCGGCGTGATATGGAGAACTTGGGCTTCAGAAAAGAATTGCATCTTAAGTCTGAAGGTGGACGTGTTACAATGCCACGTGCATTGTACACATTACATGGAGATGAAAGGCATAAATTATGTGAGTGGCTTGCTGGGGTtaaatttccagatgggttTGCCTCCAATGTCACGCATTGTGTATCTGTACGTGATTGCAAAATCACTGGCCTCAAAAGCCATGACCATCATGTTTTCTTGCAACGACTGCTTCCTATTGCTGGTGGGGGGTTCTTAAGGAGTGATATTGCATTGGCGTTGACTGAACTTAGCagtttcttcaaagagttgtgcgCCCGAACCCTAGATGTGAATCGCTTATCCCAGCTTCAACTTGATATCGTCACCATTCTATGCAAATTAGAGATGATATTTCCTCCTTTTTTCGATattatggtccacctagctgtccatttaCCGGGTGAGGCCATACTCGGAG ATGTTGAGACGAAGTTTAATCGAGCGGACCGCAACATTGATGGTGGAGAAGATGGTACGATAGATGGTTTCAAAGTTTTCAACCAAAGACTTCGTCCATTGGGTATAGCTCGTAATGTGCAATTACAAGATAAACTCCGCACCTCGGCCATATGGTATGTGCTGAACAACTGTATCGAGATTGGACCTTATCTCGA GGAGCACTATGACAAATGTAGGGAGTCAAACCCAAATTCTGTTGATCGCACGCATCAAAATGAGTTTCCAAGTTGGTTCAAGCAACGT GTTCAAGACCAACGTACAGGAAACCCACCACGAGTGTCTGCTGATTTGTATGCGTTAGCTTGTGGTCCAGACCCTTGGGTTGCATCATATGCTGCCTGCATTATAAATGGTAAACGGTTCCATACGAAGCAGCTTGAACTTCGCCGACGATCACAAAATTCAGGGGTGTTGGTAACTGGTGACGAAGATACTAATAACGTAGACTTTTATGGTGTTCTTAATGATGTTGTGGAGTTACACTACATGGGAGGTCGTCGAGTGTACTTGTtcagttgtgattggtttgatgTTGGTGATAAGAAGCGTGGGGTACGAGTAGACGATCATATAACTAGTGTCAACATGGACAGAACTTGGTACAAGAACGAACCATTTGTGTTGGCATGCCAGGCTTCCCAGT TATCAACTCCACTTAGTAGGACTGATATAGAACCTATCCACATTGATGCACGAGGCCATATGGCGGTTGGTGGTGAATGCATCAATTCAACagactttattgatgatggaatGGTTCCATCTTGTTCCGGAGATGGTTATGGTGATTGGGAATATTCGGATGAAGATGACCTATCCACCGATGAAGAATCGGAGTCAGAATAG